In the Paenibacillus sp. FSL H7-0357 genome, one interval contains:
- a CDS encoding DAK2 domain-containing protein produces the protein MSKRSINGADFTAMVLAGAEKLQQHAEHVNSLNVFPVPDGDTGTNMNLTMTAGANELKKNNTASVGQCAGVLSKGLLMGARGNSGVILSQLFRGLGRSAAQYDELNTQQFAAALQTGVDTAYKAVVKPVEGTILTVAKEAARHAVYYARRTTDITELMTEVLAKAKEALANTPELLPVLKQVGVVDSGGQGLVYIYEGFHQYLTSGVSASPASVQGQAPAPAVVTAPVLTKPENILSSVQSSAQSQLSTEDIEFLYDMEFFINRQLGAAVKADFDEEAFRKALSVNGDSIIVISDDDTIKVHVHSKTPGEVMSLALLYGEITQIHILNMREQHRDLLTTGMDIAPMPDLFADIPSEKSTVPAPAVPPADDMAPYGFIAVSSGGGITDIFKSLGVDAVLAGGQTMNPSTEDFVNAISSISAKHVYILPNNSNIVLAAQQAKELLEDERDITVIPSKSIPQGIAAAFAFQEDDAVDANTSNMLEAIAHVKSGQVTNAVRDTVIEELEIKSGQYIGISNSKIVAASDELLAASKQLLTSMLENGDEIVTVLTGAEAEAEVTASLSSWLEEAYPQVEVEVHEGGQPLYYYVFSVEP, from the coding sequence GCAGGCGCGAACGAATTGAAAAAGAATAATACCGCCTCTGTCGGACAATGTGCAGGAGTACTCTCCAAAGGTCTCCTGATGGGTGCACGGGGAAACTCTGGCGTTATTTTGTCACAGCTGTTCAGAGGTCTTGGACGTTCCGCAGCCCAATATGATGAATTGAACACGCAACAGTTCGCGGCAGCACTGCAGACCGGAGTGGATACGGCCTACAAAGCGGTGGTCAAGCCTGTAGAAGGCACTATACTCACCGTCGCCAAAGAAGCTGCCAGACATGCGGTATATTACGCTCGCCGCACGACAGACATTACGGAGCTTATGACGGAGGTCCTGGCCAAAGCCAAAGAGGCATTAGCCAATACTCCGGAACTTCTGCCTGTTCTGAAGCAGGTTGGCGTGGTTGACTCTGGCGGCCAAGGTCTGGTCTACATTTACGAAGGATTTCATCAGTATCTGACAAGCGGAGTCTCCGCATCTCCGGCGTCTGTACAAGGACAAGCTCCGGCACCTGCCGTTGTAACGGCACCTGTGCTCACCAAACCTGAGAATATATTGTCCTCCGTGCAGTCTTCTGCGCAATCCCAGCTGTCCACGGAAGATATCGAATTTTTATATGATATGGAATTTTTCATCAACCGCCAGCTTGGCGCAGCCGTGAAAGCGGATTTTGATGAGGAAGCTTTTCGGAAAGCGTTGTCAGTTAATGGGGATTCAATCATCGTCATTTCCGATGACGACACGATCAAAGTGCATGTGCATTCCAAGACTCCTGGTGAAGTGATGAGCCTGGCATTGCTCTACGGCGAGATCACCCAGATCCATATTCTGAATATGCGTGAGCAGCATCGCGATCTGCTGACGACCGGTATGGATATCGCTCCAATGCCGGATCTGTTTGCAGATATCCCTAGCGAGAAGAGCACAGTGCCTGCCCCGGCGGTTCCTCCGGCGGACGATATGGCACCGTACGGCTTTATCGCCGTATCCTCCGGCGGCGGGATTACCGATATTTTCAAAAGCCTCGGGGTCGATGCGGTTCTAGCAGGCGGACAGACCATGAATCCCAGTACGGAGGATTTCGTAAATGCGATCTCATCCATCTCTGCGAAGCATGTTTATATTCTGCCTAACAACTCCAACATCGTGCTTGCCGCACAGCAGGCTAAAGAGCTGCTTGAGGACGAACGGGATATCACGGTGATTCCGAGCAAGAGCATCCCGCAGGGAATTGCCGCTGCATTTGCCTTCCAGGAAGATGATGCAGTGGATGCCAATACAAGCAACATGCTGGAAGCCATCGCACATGTGAAATCCGGCCAGGTTACGAACGCCGTACGTGATACCGTGATTGAAGAGCTGGAGATCAAATCCGGACAGTATATCGGTATTTCCAATTCGAAGATCGTTGCTGCTTCCGATGAATTGCTCGCTGCAAGCAAGCAACTGCTCACAAGCATGCTGGAGAACGGCGACGAGATCGTTACAGTTCTGACCGGTGCTGAAGCAGAAGCGGAAGTGACCGCGTCACTCAGCAGCTGGCTGGAAGAGGCTTATCCTCAGGTTGAAGTTGAGGTTCATGAGGGCGGGCAGCCGCTGTATTATTATGTTTTCTCGGTAGAGCCATAG
- a CDS encoding DegV family protein translates to MNRTVIVTDSTSDIPPALAEAYGIEVVPLTLMFGEEAYRDNVDMTPEQFYERLPHSAKLPTTSQPSPVEYMNLYRSILERHQGSTILSFHISSGLSGTYQSAVLAKSMLDEEGDAITVVDSLSASYGFGFMVVEAARMAKEGISPEEILTAVEKLRQSRKLYFLVDTLEYLQKGGRIGKASAILGTLLNIKPILSIDAEGIIYAVEKVRGRKKAIARMIELFKNDLPGVDKINVAVGHTAEPAYGEEFLQELAVHFTLNEKVLTNIGPVVGSHVGNGTLAVFIWPA, encoded by the coding sequence ATGAATCGTACCGTAATTGTCACAGACAGCACCTCAGATATTCCGCCGGCTCTGGCGGAAGCATACGGCATTGAGGTCGTGCCGCTGACATTAATGTTCGGCGAGGAAGCGTACAGGGACAATGTGGATATGACACCGGAGCAGTTCTATGAGCGTCTTCCCCACTCAGCGAAGCTGCCGACCACATCTCAGCCGTCTCCGGTGGAATATATGAATTTGTATCGCAGTATTCTGGAGCGTCATCAAGGCAGTACGATTCTATCTTTTCATATATCATCCGGACTTAGCGGAACTTATCAGTCTGCAGTCCTGGCCAAATCGATGCTGGATGAGGAAGGGGACGCCATCACTGTGGTAGATTCCCTGTCCGCATCCTACGGTTTCGGATTTATGGTAGTGGAAGCGGCCAGAATGGCTAAAGAAGGTATAAGCCCGGAGGAGATTCTGACAGCCGTGGAGAAGCTGCGCCAATCGCGCAAACTTTATTTCCTGGTAGATACACTGGAATATCTGCAAAAGGGCGGCAGAATCGGCAAAGCATCCGCCATATTAGGCACGCTGCTGAATATCAAGCCGATTCTCTCCATTGATGCAGAAGGCATTATTTATGCGGTAGAGAAGGTCAGAGGCCGGAAGAAGGCAATAGCCCGCATGATCGAGCTGTTCAAAAACGATCTGCCGGGAGTGGACAAAATCAATGTGGCTGTGGGTCATACGGCTGAACCGGCTTACGGCGAAGAATTCCTGCAGGAATTAGCCGTGCACTTCACCCTGAATGAGAAAGTGCTGACCAACATCGGCCCTGTCGTAGGCAGCCATGTCGGCAACGGTACCTTAGCCGTATTCATTTGGCCCGCGTAA
- the recG gene encoding ATP-dependent DNA helicase RecG: MNLSLEKIEVKQITGVSAQKQSELHAFGVFTVKDLLEYYPFRYEDFRPRSLSEVKHGDKATLVAKVIGIPVLQRFGGKSRLSCKMVAEPWMFTATWFNQHYVREQLTVGREIVLTGKWDQKRSQITVTDYEFPDRGEGKTGTLQPVYSVGGKITQSWIRKVINQGMQQFGEMIPEILPHVIMRKYDFMPRKRAIATIHQPEDTREGQQGRRRMVYEELFLFQLKVQAFRVLNHGRMDGVVHTVDNSTVRSFVRSLPFELTDAQKHVELEILQDMRSGYCMNRLLQGDVGSGKTVLAAIALFATVRSGFQGALMVPTEILAEQHMRSLTKMFEPFGITVGLLTGSVSGRKRKDLLASLQMGVLDVVVGTHALIQDDVFFRGLGLVVTDEQHRFGVNQRSVLRRKGYNPDVLTMTATPIPRTLAITVFGDMDVSTLSERPKGRVPITTYWVKHDLMERVLNLVSREIDQGRQAYLICPLIEESEKLDVQNAIDLHVQMSQAFPNYKVGLLHGRMTPGEKDEVMRAFYSNELQLLVSTTVVEVGVDVPNATLMIIMDADRFGLSQLHQLRGRVGRGQHASYCVLVADPKSEIGRERMTAMTDTDDGFEVSRRDLELRGPGDFFGTKQSGLPEFRLADMTADFETLEQARDDAAELLKDSSFWTSPDYAPLRSYLQNEQIFQGDIID, encoded by the coding sequence ATGAACCTGTCTTTGGAAAAAATTGAAGTGAAGCAAATAACTGGCGTGAGCGCTCAAAAGCAATCCGAGCTCCACGCCTTTGGCGTTTTTACAGTAAAGGATCTGCTGGAGTATTACCCATTCCGTTATGAGGATTTCCGCCCCCGCTCGCTGAGTGAAGTGAAGCATGGTGACAAGGCTACCCTGGTGGCCAAGGTGATTGGCATCCCTGTACTTCAGCGGTTTGGCGGCAAGTCGCGCTTAAGCTGCAAGATGGTGGCTGAACCCTGGATGTTCACCGCTACATGGTTCAATCAGCATTATGTGCGCGAGCAGTTGACTGTAGGCCGGGAGATCGTGTTAACCGGTAAATGGGACCAGAAGCGCAGCCAGATTACGGTGACGGATTATGAGTTCCCGGACCGAGGGGAGGGCAAGACAGGCACCCTGCAGCCGGTATACTCTGTGGGCGGAAAGATTACCCAGTCCTGGATCCGCAAGGTTATTAACCAGGGCATGCAGCAGTTCGGAGAGATGATTCCGGAAATATTGCCGCACGTCATTATGCGAAAATATGATTTTATGCCCCGCAAGCGGGCCATAGCGACGATCCACCAGCCGGAGGATACACGCGAAGGGCAGCAGGGACGGCGCAGAATGGTGTATGAAGAGCTGTTTCTGTTCCAGCTTAAGGTGCAGGCCTTCCGGGTGCTGAACCACGGTAGAATGGACGGTGTAGTGCATACAGTTGATAACTCTACCGTCCGCTCCTTTGTGCGCAGTCTGCCGTTTGAATTGACGGATGCGCAGAAGCATGTAGAGCTGGAGATTCTGCAGGACATGCGGTCCGGTTACTGCATGAACCGGCTGCTGCAGGGGGATGTTGGCTCAGGCAAAACGGTGCTTGCGGCCATTGCGCTCTTTGCCACCGTGAGGTCGGGGTTTCAGGGCGCGCTGATGGTGCCGACGGAGATTCTGGCCGAGCAGCATATGCGCTCGCTGACCAAAATGTTTGAGCCGTTTGGCATCACGGTAGGCCTGTTGACGGGCAGTGTCTCAGGGCGCAAACGTAAGGATCTGCTGGCCTCACTGCAAATGGGCGTGCTGGACGTCGTGGTCGGCACCCATGCTTTGATACAGGATGATGTATTCTTCCGCGGGCTGGGGCTTGTGGTTACCGATGAACAGCACCGCTTCGGAGTGAACCAGCGCAGTGTCCTCCGGCGCAAAGGGTATAACCCGGATGTGCTGACGATGACGGCGACCCCGATCCCGCGGACATTGGCAATTACGGTCTTCGGGGATATGGACGTCTCGACTTTGTCAGAGCGGCCTAAAGGACGGGTTCCAATCACGACTTATTGGGTGAAGCATGATCTGATGGAGCGTGTGCTGAACCTGGTCAGCCGTGAGATTGATCAAGGCCGTCAGGCCTATCTCATCTGCCCCCTGATCGAAGAGTCGGAGAAGCTGGATGTGCAGAACGCGATAGACCTGCATGTCCAGATGTCCCAGGCCTTTCCGAACTATAAAGTTGGGCTGCTGCATGGACGGATGACGCCGGGTGAGAAAGATGAAGTGATGCGCGCCTTCTACAGCAACGAGCTTCAGCTGCTTGTCTCCACTACGGTCGTGGAGGTTGGCGTCGATGTTCCCAATGCCACGCTGATGATCATCATGGATGCGGACCGCTTCGGTTTGTCACAGCTGCATCAGCTGCGCGGGCGGGTCGGTAGAGGCCAGCATGCGTCATATTGTGTGCTTGTGGCTGATCCTAAGTCGGAGATCGGCCGGGAACGGATGACCGCCATGACCGATACGGACGACGGATTCGAGGTCTCCCGCCGTGATCTGGAGCTAAGAGGTCCGGGGGATTTCTTTGGTACGAAGCAAAGCGGTCTGCCGGAATTCCGGCTGGCGGACATGACTGCGGATTTTGAGACACTGGAGCAGGCGCGCGACGATGCTGCGGAGCTGCTGAAGGATTCTTCCTTCTGGACATCCCCAGATTATGCACCGCTGCGGAGCTATTTGCAGAACGAACAAATATTCCAGGGAGATATTATCGATTAA
- a CDS encoding stage VI sporulation protein F encodes MGYQQYGISPQLVERIKLKMKNPAVKERIKNMINGISKQELQDTGVVRRLVRNAAAVMGEKLSSAQEEQIVKFVIAQKIDPSNTFHLIRLWGMFR; translated from the coding sequence TTGGGTTATCAGCAATACGGAATCAGCCCGCAGCTGGTGGAACGCATCAAGCTGAAGATGAAGAATCCGGCAGTCAAGGAACGCATCAAAAATATGATTAACGGTATTTCCAAGCAAGAGCTGCAGGACACAGGAGTTGTGCGCAGGCTGGTACGCAATGCTGCGGCAGTTATGGGTGAGAAGCTGTCGTCAGCCCAGGAAGAGCAAATCGTGAAATTTGTGATCGCACAGAAGATTGATCCGAGCAATACGTTTCACCTGATCCGGTTATGGGGCATGTTCCGTTGA